TGCGCTTTTTTTATGCGCGCAGAATGACTCAAATCATTTCACCCCGTCTTCGCAACCGATTACTGTTTTTGGTTCCGGATATGTGGGATTAATCACCAGTGGAATTTTAGCTCAAGAAGGCCACCGAGTCACATGCATGGACATAAAAAAAGAGCGGATTATTGCGTTGAGAAATCAACAAACTCCCTTATACGAGCCGGGCCTAGATCTCCTTCTTTTTCAATATCCGATTGTCTTCACGGATCATATTGCCGATATTCCCGACTCAAGTATCGTCTATATATGCACCGGAACACCGCCCGATGCGCAGGGTTATTGTGATATTAGCTCAATCTATCAAGTGATTGATGCCCTGAATACAGCCAATAAAACCCCCTCCTTAATTTGTATTAAAAGCACCATCGCCCCCGGTACCATGTCAACATTGAAGCAGTATCTAAATGGAACACAATTGAAAACGACCGCATTGGTTTACAATCCTGAATTCATGCGAGAAGGATCTGCCCTACAAGATATTTATAACACCAATCCCATTGTCATTGGGGGAGAATCCCCTGAGGCCATTGCAAAAATTGAATCCTTATACCAGCAGTTTTTAGTCAAATATCCCACGATACGTGTCATTAAAACAAACCATGAAACGGCAGAACTGATCAAATACGGATGGAATGGCTTTTCAGCGCTTCGCATCACATTTTTCAATG
The genomic region above belongs to Simkaniaceae bacterium and contains:
- a CDS encoding nucleotide sugar dehydrogenase, whose translation is MTFLFRSIFFFLSHLFALFLCAQNDSNHFTPSSQPITVFGSGYVGLITSGILAQEGHRVTCMDIKKERIIALRNQQTPLYEPGLDLLLFQYPIVFTDHIADIPDSSIVYICTGTPPDAQGYCDISSIYQVIDALNTANKTPSLICIKSTIAPGTMSTLKQYLNGTQLKTTALVYNPEFMREGSALQDIYNTNPIVIGGESPEAIAKIESLYQQFLVKYPTIRVIKTNHETAELIKYGWNGFSALRITFFNELNHLCQHFSADMSQVIEGIAESEVLLPTKNIKPGCGFGGSCLPKDVEGLSKTFENYGLKSTLMHQTLFSNQQHIQSIANRVIESLANTHFESPTVAILGLTFKANTDDIRNAPSITIIQRLMDQGYHIHVYDPYANFIMKSHFPTLTYFTSPYEAIDNADCILILTEWPQIKELSLKKIASLVKSKKIIDPKGLFNRKEAKLLGYHII